From the Calliopsis andreniformis isolate RMS-2024a chromosome 4, iyCalAndr_principal, whole genome shotgun sequence genome, one window contains:
- the LOC143178355 gene encoding serine/threonine-protein phosphatase 4 regulatory subunit 4 isoform X4 yields the protein MLQEENKASFECALDSKGDEFQRLSVLQSLPSLLATDSQSCMSRVVPRMQQSLATASTEFHIAASSTFKTILEQKLVSHSVFSQTFLQSILSSLESRDPVVCHAWLETLLDVIELLPVEVIRTEILPLAISKGQLSQPTYSRIICSRLLGKICTRFDSALIQKEVLPTVHSLCQDVNNEVRASICLQLRFVAEGLGAESVKPALLPSLVELASDEESNVRCTSVQTIVYLLPHLQEDTIKSTIVPLIKKLCENAMKSDDEVICIIAQEFGKIVLGLEKCLLVTEKAWFLKYFQQLSQMGTFPIKKETKPHLPFMNSSPIEDEKYMECRRYCAFNLPAMFVFVSNSSDDTDTLLLTLTALANDNVYLVRRTVACGIHEVAKLLGPKSGRLKTDLIKLLKDDSEEVLQGLVPHLGVTLDCLAESQTIGVDRMDSTLMEIGRALLKCESEIASTHNWRLISLMHSQLEILPKYFPSDFIYTYFVPMALFRILHARPLPVRLAAGTLFLFLLRYNMKPMQRVELRSKIYSELANNPDCYVRMMFVRMMIEALEIFSSVYFKEHFFTVLLNLAEDPVANIRLKVVSLLPQLKSQLQIPTDKKLLAALETTIGHLLNSEKDKDVLAELTEVIQKLDQIELKYDGRSSSSKITKQDVEDARKLEEEKRLSGMASGKSPAGGGTMKKDIAVLGAWRRPNTDVTGKTISQTGSKDIVSSPRQSGETSKTRSMPEIPVMLSDDEFLVDAGIRIPMQFPSPSVSKIPHLQDSLFAKRRGPFGFERSRSMGMNYDKGKPKRNSSVEYEDCMKRKTNGVEQSSNIRTSLDCEDGLRLVKKDQQLGKKDTMYVAPLMRSRYRYSMNQERSMDDKMKRNSLILDKDKPKMMQPKCSLDRTKRHSGSFEKGKPKRNSSIEYEDSMKRRTNGTEQSNNVRTSLDYGDDLGLVNDEQLGKKDTVYVEPMMRSRFGFGGSQQRWMDEKLKRNSLILDKDKQKMMQSKCTLDRTKRHSANFSLKPMDSKEMKPSAKCHSLEMPDYGPSERLGRALRRYSTLDVNHNQGLSKIPLRSFVPRSRTAPATRASSPVHIDKLCRMPFWES from the exons ATGTTGCAAGAGGAAAATAAAGCCTCCTTCGAGTGCGCGTTGGACTC GAAAGGTGATGAGTTTCAAAGGCTCAGTGTCTTACAAAGTTTACCAAGTCTCTTAGCCACGGACAGTCAGTCATGTATGTCCCGTGTGGTACCAAGAATGCAGCAGTCGCTGGCTACTGCATCCACAGAGTTTCATATTGCTGCTTCATCCACGTTCAAAACCATATTAGAGCAGAAACTTGTCAGCCACAGTGTCTTCAGTCAAACATTCCTTCAGAGTATATTAAGTTCACTCGAAAGTCGTGATCCAG TTGTCTGTCATGCATGGCTGGAGACCTTACTGGATGTGATAGAATTACTGCCGGTAGAAGTCATAAGAACAGAG ATTCTTCCATTGGCTATAAGCAAAGGACAGTTGTCACAACCTACCTACTCCAGGATAATATGCAGCAGGTTGCTAGGGAAAATTTGTACAAGATTTGATTCTGCTCT GATACAGAAGGAAGTTCTACCAACGGTACACTCCCTCTGTCAGGATGTAAATAATGAAGTACGAGCTAGTATCTGCTTGCAGCTACGTTTTGTTGCTGAAGGCCTTGGTGCTGAGTCTGTAAAACCTGCTTTGCTACCATCTCTCGTAGAATTAGCAAGCGACGAAGAAAGCAATGTAAGATGCACTTCTGTACAGACAATAGTGTACTTGCTACCTCATCTTCAGGAAG ATACAATAAAATCTACCATAGTGCCACTCATTAAAAAATTATGCGAAAATGCGATGAAATCAGATGACGAAGTTATATGCATTATTGCCCAGGAGTTTGGAAAGATCGTGCTTGGCTTGGAAA AATGTTTATTGGTCACGGAAAAAGCAtggtttttgaaatattttcaacAACTTTCACAAATGGGTACCTTTCCGATAAAAAAAGAGACCAAGCCTCATCTTCCGTTC ATGAATTCCAGTCCTATCGAAGATGAAAAATATATGGAATGCAGAAGGTATTGCGCTTTTAATCTGCCTGCAATGTTTGTATTTGTATCGAATTCCTCTGATGATACCGACACATTACTTCTTACGCTTACCGCATTAGCGAATGATAACGTCTACCTGGTTAGGAGAACCGTAGCATGTGGAATTCATGAA GTAGCCAAGTTGTTGGGTCCAAAGAGTGGACGATTAAAAACAGACTTAATAAAATTACTAAAAGATGATTCTGAAGAAGTTTTACAAGGTTTGGTTCCTCACTTAGGAGTAACACTTGATTGTTTAGCTGAAAGTCAGACCATTGGTGTAGACAGAATG GACTCAACTCTTATGGAAATAGGTAGAGCATTATTAAAGTGTGAGTCAGAAATAGCATCTACGCATAATTGGAGATTAATATCCTTAATGCATTCACAACTTGAAATATTACCGAAATATTTTCCAAGTGACttcatatatacatattttgtGCCAATGGCTCTTTTCAGGATATTACACGCT AGGCCACTACCTGTACGCCTAGCTGCAGGAActttgtttctttttcttttacgtTATAATATGAAACCCATGCAAAGAGTGGAACTCCGAAGCAAGATATACTCAGAGTTGGCCAATAATCCCGATTGCTACGTGAGGATGATGTTCGTTCGTATGATGATAGAGGCCTTGGAAATTTTTTCTTCTGTGTATTTTAAGGAACATTTTTTCACCGTTTTACTGAACCTAGCGGAAGATCCTGTAGCCAATATAAGATTGAAAGTGGTGTCGCTATTGCCCCAGCTGAAAAGTCAGCTACAGATACCAACAGATAAAAAATTGTTGGCGGCGTTAGAGACAACTATAGGGCATTTATTAAATAGCGAAAAGGATAAAGATGTGCTCGCTGAATTGACAGAAGTTATACAGAAATTGGACCAGATAGAGCTTAAATATGACGGTCGATCT TCATCAAGTAAAATTACCAAGCAGGACGTAGAAGATGCTAGGAAGTTGGAGGAAGAGAAAAGATTGTCGGGAATGGCGTCAGGAAAGTCTCCAGCAGGAGGGGGGACGATGAAGAAAG ACATTGCTGTTTTAGGGGCATGGCGACGGCCGAATACTGATGTCACAGGAAAGACAAT ATCGCAGACAGGATCAAAAG ATATCGTTAGTTCACCTCGTCAGTCAGGCGAAACATCAAAGACACG CTCCATGCCAGAGATACCTGTGATGCTGTCCGACGACGAGTTCCTCGTGGACGCTGGCATCAGGATACCCATGCAGTTTCCTTCACCCAGCGTCTCGAAAATACCTCACCTCCAAGACTCCCTCTTCGCGAAAAGACGAGGTCCCTTCGGCTTCGAGCGTTCTCGGAGCATGGGCATGAACTACGATAAAGGGAAGCCTAAAAGAAACTCGTCTGTGGAGTATGAAGACTGCATGAAGCGGAAAACGAATGGAGTGGAACAGTCGAGTAATATCAGGACCTCTCTGGATTGCGAGGATGGCTTGAGGCTGGTGAAGAAGGACCAACAACTCGGTAAAAAGGATACTATGTACGTGGCTCCCTTAATGAGGTCGAGGTATAGGTACAGCATGAATCAGGAGAGGTCTATGGATGACAAGATGAAACGAAATTCGTTGATATTGGATAAGGACAAGCCGAAGATGATGCAGCCGAAGTGTTCATTGGATAGGACCAAACGACATTCGGGGAGCTTCGAAAAAGGGAAGCCGAAAAGGAATTCttcgattgagtatgaggatagtATGAAGCGGAGGACTAATGGAACTGAGCAGTCGAACAACGTGAGAACCTCGCTGGATTATGGGGACGACTTGGGGCTGGTGAACGACGAACAGCTCGGTAAGAAAGACACGGTGTACGTAGAACCAATGATGAGGTCAAGGTTCGGGTTCGGCGGGAGCCAGCAGCGATGGATGGATGAGAAATTGAAGCGTAACTCGTTGATACTGGACAAGGATAAACAGAAGATGATGCAGTCCAAGTGCACGCTGGATAGGACTAAACGACACTCGGCGAATTTCAGTTTGAAACCGATGGACTCGAAGGAGATGAAGCCTAGTGCGAAATGTCATAGTTTAGAGATGCCAGACTATGGGCCTAGCGAACGTTTGGGTCGAGCTCTGAGGCGATACTCGACGCTGGACGTGAACCATAATCAGGGACTTAGTAAGATACCCTTGAGGAGTTTTGTACCTCGTAGCAGAACTGCTCCTGCCACCAGAGCCTCCAGCCCTGTGCATATAGACAAACTGTGTCGAATGCCCTTTTGGGAGTCTTAA
- the LOC143178355 gene encoding serine/threonine-protein phosphatase 4 regulatory subunit 4 isoform X1 — protein sequence MLQEENKASFECALDSKGDEFQRLSVLQSLPSLLATDSQSCMSRVVPRMQQSLATASTEFHIAASSTFKTILEQKLVSHSVFSQTFLQSILSSLESRDPVVCHAWLETLLDVIELLPVEVIRTEILPLAISKGQLSQPTYSRIICSRLLGKICTRFDSALIQKEVLPTVHSLCQDVNNEVRASICLQLRFVAEGLGAESVKPALLPSLVELASDEESNVRCTSVQTIVYLLPHLQEDTIKSTIVPLIKKLCENAMKSDDEVICIIAQEFGKIVLGLEKCLLVTEKAWFLKYFQQLSQMGTFPIKKETKPHLPFMNSSPIEDEKYMECRRYCAFNLPAMFVFVSNSSDDTDTLLLTLTALANDNVYLVRRTVACGIHEVAKLLGPKSGRLKTDLIKLLKDDSEEVLQGLVPHLGVTLDCLAESQTIGVDRMDSTLMEIGRALLKCESEIASTHNWRLISLMHSQLEILPKYFPSDFIYTYFVPMALFRILHARPLPVRLAAGTLFLFLLRYNMKPMQRVELRSKIYSELANNPDCYVRMMFVRMMIEALEIFSSVYFKEHFFTVLLNLAEDPVANIRLKVVSLLPQLKSQLQIPTDKKLLAALETTIGHLLNSEKDKDVLAELTEVIQKLDQIELKYDGRSSSSKITKQDVEDARKLEEEKRLSGMASGKSPAGGGTMKKDIAVLGAWRRPNTDVTGKTISQTGSKDIVSSPRQSGETSKTRIQLTHPWERLGHINPNISTTYASFDNGPCSDYLMQKSQQARSNVPVPFSVVLANIRENRRKSQQNSLLIRDYAREFTTNIASDFTANIATARTLGSAPNLAVLRALTKAAHYNSCWPCSSMPEIPVMLSDDEFLVDAGIRIPMQFPSPSVSKIPHLQDSLFAKRRGPFGFERSRSMGMNYDKGKPKRNSSVEYEDCMKRKTNGVEQSSNIRTSLDCEDGLRLVKKDQQLGKKDTMYVAPLMRSRYRYSMNQERSMDDKMKRNSLILDKDKPKMMQPKCSLDRTKRHSGSFEKGKPKRNSSIEYEDSMKRRTNGTEQSNNVRTSLDYGDDLGLVNDEQLGKKDTVYVEPMMRSRFGFGGSQQRWMDEKLKRNSLILDKDKQKMMQSKCTLDRTKRHSANFSLKPMDSKEMKPSAKCHSLEMPDYGPSERLGRALRRYSTLDVNHNQGLSKIPLRSFVPRSRTAPATRASSPVHIDKLCRMPFWES from the exons ATGTTGCAAGAGGAAAATAAAGCCTCCTTCGAGTGCGCGTTGGACTC GAAAGGTGATGAGTTTCAAAGGCTCAGTGTCTTACAAAGTTTACCAAGTCTCTTAGCCACGGACAGTCAGTCATGTATGTCCCGTGTGGTACCAAGAATGCAGCAGTCGCTGGCTACTGCATCCACAGAGTTTCATATTGCTGCTTCATCCACGTTCAAAACCATATTAGAGCAGAAACTTGTCAGCCACAGTGTCTTCAGTCAAACATTCCTTCAGAGTATATTAAGTTCACTCGAAAGTCGTGATCCAG TTGTCTGTCATGCATGGCTGGAGACCTTACTGGATGTGATAGAATTACTGCCGGTAGAAGTCATAAGAACAGAG ATTCTTCCATTGGCTATAAGCAAAGGACAGTTGTCACAACCTACCTACTCCAGGATAATATGCAGCAGGTTGCTAGGGAAAATTTGTACAAGATTTGATTCTGCTCT GATACAGAAGGAAGTTCTACCAACGGTACACTCCCTCTGTCAGGATGTAAATAATGAAGTACGAGCTAGTATCTGCTTGCAGCTACGTTTTGTTGCTGAAGGCCTTGGTGCTGAGTCTGTAAAACCTGCTTTGCTACCATCTCTCGTAGAATTAGCAAGCGACGAAGAAAGCAATGTAAGATGCACTTCTGTACAGACAATAGTGTACTTGCTACCTCATCTTCAGGAAG ATACAATAAAATCTACCATAGTGCCACTCATTAAAAAATTATGCGAAAATGCGATGAAATCAGATGACGAAGTTATATGCATTATTGCCCAGGAGTTTGGAAAGATCGTGCTTGGCTTGGAAA AATGTTTATTGGTCACGGAAAAAGCAtggtttttgaaatattttcaacAACTTTCACAAATGGGTACCTTTCCGATAAAAAAAGAGACCAAGCCTCATCTTCCGTTC ATGAATTCCAGTCCTATCGAAGATGAAAAATATATGGAATGCAGAAGGTATTGCGCTTTTAATCTGCCTGCAATGTTTGTATTTGTATCGAATTCCTCTGATGATACCGACACATTACTTCTTACGCTTACCGCATTAGCGAATGATAACGTCTACCTGGTTAGGAGAACCGTAGCATGTGGAATTCATGAA GTAGCCAAGTTGTTGGGTCCAAAGAGTGGACGATTAAAAACAGACTTAATAAAATTACTAAAAGATGATTCTGAAGAAGTTTTACAAGGTTTGGTTCCTCACTTAGGAGTAACACTTGATTGTTTAGCTGAAAGTCAGACCATTGGTGTAGACAGAATG GACTCAACTCTTATGGAAATAGGTAGAGCATTATTAAAGTGTGAGTCAGAAATAGCATCTACGCATAATTGGAGATTAATATCCTTAATGCATTCACAACTTGAAATATTACCGAAATATTTTCCAAGTGACttcatatatacatattttgtGCCAATGGCTCTTTTCAGGATATTACACGCT AGGCCACTACCTGTACGCCTAGCTGCAGGAActttgtttctttttcttttacgtTATAATATGAAACCCATGCAAAGAGTGGAACTCCGAAGCAAGATATACTCAGAGTTGGCCAATAATCCCGATTGCTACGTGAGGATGATGTTCGTTCGTATGATGATAGAGGCCTTGGAAATTTTTTCTTCTGTGTATTTTAAGGAACATTTTTTCACCGTTTTACTGAACCTAGCGGAAGATCCTGTAGCCAATATAAGATTGAAAGTGGTGTCGCTATTGCCCCAGCTGAAAAGTCAGCTACAGATACCAACAGATAAAAAATTGTTGGCGGCGTTAGAGACAACTATAGGGCATTTATTAAATAGCGAAAAGGATAAAGATGTGCTCGCTGAATTGACAGAAGTTATACAGAAATTGGACCAGATAGAGCTTAAATATGACGGTCGATCT TCATCAAGTAAAATTACCAAGCAGGACGTAGAAGATGCTAGGAAGTTGGAGGAAGAGAAAAGATTGTCGGGAATGGCGTCAGGAAAGTCTCCAGCAGGAGGGGGGACGATGAAGAAAG ACATTGCTGTTTTAGGGGCATGGCGACGGCCGAATACTGATGTCACAGGAAAGACAAT ATCGCAGACAGGATCAAAAG ATATCGTTAGTTCACCTCGTCAGTCAGGCGAAACATCAAAGACACG AATTCAACTAACGCATCCCTGGGAAAGACTAGGGCATATCAACCCAAACATTAGCACGACCTATGCCAGCTTTGACAACGGACCGTGCAGTGACTATCTAATGCAAAAGTCTCAGCAGGCTCGGTCGAACGTGCCTGTGCCGTTCTCCGTCGTCTTGGCGAACATCCGTGAGAACAGGCGAAAGTCCCAACAAAATTCCCTACTAATCCGCGATTATGCACGCGAGTTCACTACTAACATCGCCAGCGACTTCACCGCTAACATCGCCACTGCAAGAACGCTTGGCAGCGCTCCTAACCTGGCCGTTCTTCGAGCGCTGACCAAAGCAGCTCATTACAACTCTTGTTGGCCTTGTAGCTCCATGCCAGAGATACCTGTGATGCTGTCCGACGACGAGTTCCTCGTGGACGCTGGCATCAGGATACCCATGCAGTTTCCTTCACCCAGCGTCTCGAAAATACCTCACCTCCAAGACTCCCTCTTCGCGAAAAGACGAGGTCCCTTCGGCTTCGAGCGTTCTCGGAGCATGGGCATGAACTACGATAAAGGGAAGCCTAAAAGAAACTCGTCTGTGGAGTATGAAGACTGCATGAAGCGGAAAACGAATGGAGTGGAACAGTCGAGTAATATCAGGACCTCTCTGGATTGCGAGGATGGCTTGAGGCTGGTGAAGAAGGACCAACAACTCGGTAAAAAGGATACTATGTACGTGGCTCCCTTAATGAGGTCGAGGTATAGGTACAGCATGAATCAGGAGAGGTCTATGGATGACAAGATGAAACGAAATTCGTTGATATTGGATAAGGACAAGCCGAAGATGATGCAGCCGAAGTGTTCATTGGATAGGACCAAACGACATTCGGGGAGCTTCGAAAAAGGGAAGCCGAAAAGGAATTCttcgattgagtatgaggatagtATGAAGCGGAGGACTAATGGAACTGAGCAGTCGAACAACGTGAGAACCTCGCTGGATTATGGGGACGACTTGGGGCTGGTGAACGACGAACAGCTCGGTAAGAAAGACACGGTGTACGTAGAACCAATGATGAGGTCAAGGTTCGGGTTCGGCGGGAGCCAGCAGCGATGGATGGATGAGAAATTGAAGCGTAACTCGTTGATACTGGACAAGGATAAACAGAAGATGATGCAGTCCAAGTGCACGCTGGATAGGACTAAACGACACTCGGCGAATTTCAGTTTGAAACCGATGGACTCGAAGGAGATGAAGCCTAGTGCGAAATGTCATAGTTTAGAGATGCCAGACTATGGGCCTAGCGAACGTTTGGGTCGAGCTCTGAGGCGATACTCGACGCTGGACGTGAACCATAATCAGGGACTTAGTAAGATACCCTTGAGGAGTTTTGTACCTCGTAGCAGAACTGCTCCTGCCACCAGAGCCTCCAGCCCTGTGCATATAGACAAACTGTGTCGAATGCCCTTTTGGGAGTCTTAA